One stretch of Nocardia mangyaensis DNA includes these proteins:
- a CDS encoding alpha/beta hydrolase yields the protein MRDFTIPLPIARAVLDPVFRVVLNSRLPVAVQRTLLDAVSLLQLMPDGSVVQHLQLGGRPAERIIAEAAIPGSRTRAVPPERAAGAILYLHGGGYVVGSLTTHRSLVARLARESSCAVYSLDYRLAPEHPFPAGLDDAEAAFLDLVDNVGYRPDQICLAGDSAGGGLSLALAQRLIERHQITPAALGLIAPWVDPRLVPDRDRDLVINRPWSLACAAMYLGDGDANEPGYAPLTGKLIGLPPTYVQVDVSELLHDQCTTLVTALRGAGVHVRFTETRGLWHVAQLQAALVTEAALALSELAEFLREAIQPVSIDDLR from the coding sequence ATGCGCGACTTCACGATTCCGCTGCCGATCGCCCGCGCGGTACTCGACCCGGTGTTCCGGGTGGTACTCAACTCGCGGCTGCCGGTCGCGGTGCAGCGCACCCTGCTCGACGCGGTCTCCCTGCTGCAGTTGATGCCCGACGGTTCGGTCGTGCAGCACCTGCAGCTGGGCGGCCGCCCGGCCGAGCGGATCATCGCGGAGGCGGCCATCCCGGGTTCGCGTACCCGGGCGGTTCCGCCCGAGCGTGCCGCGGGCGCGATCCTGTATCTGCACGGCGGCGGTTACGTGGTCGGTTCGCTGACCACGCACCGTTCGCTGGTGGCCCGGCTCGCGCGGGAGAGCTCCTGCGCGGTGTACTCGCTGGACTACCGGCTCGCCCCCGAACACCCGTTCCCGGCCGGTCTCGACGATGCCGAGGCCGCGTTCCTGGATCTGGTGGACAACGTGGGCTACCGGCCCGATCAGATCTGCCTCGCCGGGGACTCGGCGGGCGGCGGCCTGTCGCTGGCACTGGCGCAGCGACTGATCGAGCGACACCAGATCACCCCGGCCGCCCTGGGCCTGATCGCACCCTGGGTCGATCCGCGGCTCGTCCCGGACCGGGACCGCGATCTGGTGATCAACCGGCCGTGGTCGCTCGCCTGCGCCGCCATGTACCTGGGCGACGGCGACGCGAACGAGCCAGGATACGCGCCTCTCACCGGAAAACTGATCGGCCTGCCGCCCACCTACGTGCAGGTCGATGTGAGCGAGCTCCTGCACGACCAGTGCACGACGCTCGTCACAGCACTGCGTGGAGCGGGCGTCCATGTCCGATTCACCGAGACCCGCGGACTGTGGCATGTGGCGCAACTACAGGCCGCGCTGGTCACCGAGGCCGCACTGGCACTCAGCGAACTCGCAGAATTCCTGCGAGAAGCAATCCAGCCCGTATCTATCGACGACTTACGATAA